The proteins below come from a single Agrococcus beijingensis genomic window:
- the pstC gene encoding phosphate ABC transporter permease subunit PstC, which translates to MTTAAPPAVSRAAAPNRPADVVFKAISTIAGVLILVALAGVAIFLVAQAVPAIIGPLPEDDSFWAWVWPLTFGTLWSAFLAMIMAVPVAIAIALFITHFAPRRLAAVLGSAIDLLAAVPSVIYGLWGITVLAPFMQPAYTWLADNLGWIPLFTPPASGTGRTILTASIVLAVMVLPIITALTREIFLQTPRLNEEASLALGATRWEMITMAVLPHGRSGIIASSILGLGRALGETMAVAMVLASAGVVSFVLVGSQNPSTIAANIALRFPEAHGITVNMLIGSGLVLFAITLLVNAVSRWIIARTTVDGGR; encoded by the coding sequence ATGACCACCGCAGCACCGCCCGCCGTTTCGCGAGCCGCGGCGCCGAACCGACCGGCAGACGTCGTCTTCAAGGCGATCTCGACGATCGCCGGCGTCCTCATCCTCGTCGCCCTCGCCGGTGTCGCCATCTTCCTGGTCGCGCAGGCCGTGCCCGCGATCATCGGCCCGCTGCCGGAGGACGACAGCTTCTGGGCGTGGGTCTGGCCGCTCACCTTCGGCACCCTCTGGTCGGCGTTCCTCGCGATGATCATGGCCGTGCCGGTCGCGATCGCCATCGCGCTGTTCATCACCCACTTCGCGCCCCGCCGGCTCGCCGCCGTCCTGGGCTCCGCGATCGACCTGCTCGCGGCCGTCCCCTCGGTCATCTACGGCCTGTGGGGCATCACGGTGCTCGCCCCGTTCATGCAGCCCGCCTACACGTGGCTCGCAGACAACCTCGGCTGGATCCCGCTCTTCACGCCGCCCGCATCGGGCACCGGCCGCACCATCCTCACCGCCTCGATCGTGCTCGCCGTGATGGTGCTGCCGATCATCACCGCGCTGACGCGCGAGATCTTCCTGCAGACGCCGCGCCTCAACGAGGAGGCCTCGCTGGCGCTCGGCGCGACCCGCTGGGAGATGATCACGATGGCGGTGCTGCCGCACGGCCGCTCGGGCATCATCGCCTCGTCGATCCTGGGCCTCGGCCGCGCGCTCGGCGAGACGATGGCGGTCGCCATGGTGCTCGCCTCCGCCGGCGTCGTCTCGTTCGTGCTGGTCGGCTCGCAGAACCCCTCCACCATCGCGGCCAACATCGCGCTGCGCTTCCCCGAGGCGCACGGCATCACGGTCAACATGCTCATCGGCTCCGGCCTCGTGCTCTTCGCGATCACGCTGCTGGTCAACGCCGTGTCGCGCTGGATCATCGCCCGGACCACCGTCGACGGAGGCCGCTAG
- the pstS gene encoding phosphate ABC transporter substrate-binding protein PstS has product MKFTKLGRTAVVAAAGALLLSSCAANEPAPNAAPESEGPASTLSGDLAGAGASSMGAAQEAWIAGFQTENPDVNVTYDPAGSGAGREQFIAGGVAFAGSDSALKDEELAGEFAACVADTLPVDLPVYISPIAVIFNVEGVDSLNLDSATIAKIFSGQITNWNDEAIVSQNPDATLPDATITAVHRSDDSGTTENFTEYLAATAETDWTEGVFETWPASYGGEGAQGTSGVVDAVTNGVNTIGYADASRAGDLGTVALKVGEEYVPFTAEAAAAAVDASPRVEGRHEGDLAVELDRTTTEAGVYPLVLISYAIACTEYQDAAAGELVKAYLTYVASEEGQAAGQENAGNAPISDDLREEINAVLETIK; this is encoded by the coding sequence GTGAAGTTCACGAAGCTCGGCCGCACTGCGGTCGTCGCTGCAGCGGGCGCACTCCTGCTCAGCTCCTGCGCTGCCAACGAGCCCGCCCCCAACGCGGCACCCGAGTCCGAGGGCCCCGCCTCGACCCTCTCCGGTGACCTCGCCGGTGCCGGCGCCTCGTCGATGGGCGCAGCCCAGGAGGCCTGGATCGCCGGCTTCCAGACGGAGAACCCCGACGTCAACGTGACCTACGACCCCGCCGGCTCCGGCGCGGGCCGAGAGCAGTTCATCGCGGGCGGCGTCGCGTTCGCCGGCTCGGACTCGGCACTGAAGGACGAGGAGCTCGCGGGCGAGTTCGCCGCGTGCGTCGCCGACACCCTGCCGGTCGACCTGCCGGTCTACATCTCGCCGATCGCCGTCATCTTCAACGTCGAGGGCGTCGACTCGCTCAACCTCGACTCGGCGACCATCGCGAAGATCTTCTCGGGCCAGATCACCAACTGGAACGACGAGGCCATCGTCTCGCAGAACCCCGACGCGACGCTGCCCGACGCGACCATCACCGCCGTGCACCGCTCGGACGACTCGGGCACCACCGAGAACTTCACCGAGTACCTGGCCGCCACCGCGGAGACCGACTGGACCGAGGGCGTCTTCGAGACGTGGCCCGCCTCCTACGGCGGCGAGGGCGCGCAGGGCACCTCCGGTGTCGTTGACGCCGTCACCAACGGCGTCAACACCATCGGCTACGCCGACGCCTCGCGCGCCGGCGACCTGGGCACCGTCGCGCTGAAGGTCGGCGAGGAGTACGTGCCGTTCACGGCCGAGGCCGCCGCCGCCGCCGTCGACGCGTCGCCGCGCGTCGAGGGCCGCCACGAGGGCGACCTCGCCGTCGAGCTCGACCGCACGACCACCGAGGCGGGCGTCTACCCGCTCGTGCTCATCTCGTACGCGATCGCCTGCACCGAGTACCAGGACGCCGCAGCCGGCGAGCTGGTCAAGGCCTACCTGACCTACGTCGCCTCCGAGGAGGGCCAGGCCGCCGGCCAGGAGAACGCGGGTAACGCACCGATCTCCGACGACCTCCGCGAGGAGATCAACGCCGTCCTCGAGACGATCAAGTAG
- the pstB gene encoding phosphate ABC transporter ATP-binding protein PstB, translated as MSKRIEINDLDVYYGAFKAVEGVSLEIEPRSVTAFIGPSGCGKSTVLRTINRMHEVIAGAYVDGEILLDGANLYGPGVDPVNVRRQIGMVFQRPNPFPTMTIRENVLAGVLLNNRRMSKSDQDDLVERSLRGANLWNEVKDRLGIPGSGLSGGQQQRLCIARAIAVSPDVLLMDEPCSALDPISTLAIEDLIEELKQEYTIVIVTHNMQQASRVSDKTAFYNIAGTGKPGKLIEFGETTKIFSNPTVQATEDYVSGRFG; from the coding sequence ATGTCCAAGCGCATCGAGATCAACGACCTCGACGTCTACTACGGCGCCTTCAAGGCCGTCGAGGGCGTCTCGCTCGAGATCGAGCCCCGCTCGGTCACGGCCTTCATCGGCCCGTCGGGTTGCGGCAAGTCGACCGTGCTCCGCACCATCAACCGCATGCACGAGGTGATCGCAGGCGCCTACGTCGACGGCGAGATCCTGCTCGACGGCGCCAACCTCTACGGCCCCGGCGTCGACCCGGTGAACGTGCGCCGGCAGATCGGCATGGTCTTCCAGCGCCCGAACCCGTTCCCCACCATGACGATCCGCGAGAACGTGCTGGCGGGCGTGCTGCTCAACAACCGCCGCATGTCGAAGAGCGACCAGGACGACCTGGTCGAGCGGTCGCTCCGCGGCGCCAACCTCTGGAACGAGGTCAAGGACCGCCTGGGCATCCCCGGCTCCGGCCTCTCCGGCGGCCAGCAGCAGCGCCTCTGCATCGCCCGCGCGATCGCCGTCAGCCCCGACGTGCTGCTGATGGATGAGCCCTGCTCCGCCCTCGACCCGATCTCGACGCTCGCGATCGAGGACCTCATCGAGGAGCTCAAGCAGGAGTACACGATCGTGATCGTGACCCACAACATGCAGCAGGCGAGCCGCGTCTCCGACAAGACCGCCTTCTACAACATCGCCGGCACCGGCAAGCCGGGCAAGCTCATCGAGTTCGGCGAGACGACCAAGATCTTCTCGAACCCGACCGTGCAGGCCACGGAGGACTACGTCTCCGGAAGGTTCGGTTGA
- the pstA gene encoding phosphate ABC transporter permease PstA: protein MTTATAPRRQAENPLTAGQLPAWSPWALLGAAVLVGAAIAALIAGASGSQFSIVTTAVIGFILYLVAITVVSQLIEGGRKATDRFVTGLVVGAFLLALIPLVSLIWTVLVNGLARFDVEFFTFTMRNVVGEGGGVLHAIVGTLLVTLWAAIISVPVGIFTAIYLVEYGKGGLSRAITFFVDVMTGIPSIVAGLFAYALFALFAGEGVRSGIGGAVALSLLMIPTVVRSTEEMLKLVPNDLREASLALGVPKWLTIAKVVLPTALAGIVTGITLAIARVIGETAPLLIIAGFTTNMNYNVFDGRMMTLPVFAYNQYVSPGVQEQAYFDRAWTAALILILIVLVLNIGARLIAHFFAPKAGR from the coding sequence ATGACCACCGCAACCGCACCCCGTCGGCAGGCCGAGAACCCGCTGACCGCCGGCCAGCTGCCCGCGTGGAGCCCCTGGGCCCTGCTCGGCGCCGCCGTGCTGGTGGGCGCCGCGATCGCCGCGCTCATCGCCGGCGCCTCGGGCAGCCAGTTCAGCATCGTCACGACCGCCGTCATCGGCTTCATCCTCTACCTGGTCGCGATCACCGTCGTCAGCCAGCTCATCGAGGGCGGCCGCAAGGCCACCGACCGCTTCGTCACCGGCCTCGTGGTCGGCGCGTTCCTGCTGGCGCTCATCCCACTCGTCTCGCTGATCTGGACCGTGCTCGTCAACGGCCTCGCGCGCTTCGACGTGGAGTTCTTCACCTTCACCATGCGCAACGTGGTGGGCGAGGGCGGCGGCGTGCTGCACGCCATCGTCGGCACGCTGCTGGTGACGCTCTGGGCCGCGATCATCTCGGTGCCGGTGGGCATCTTCACCGCCATCTACCTCGTCGAGTACGGCAAGGGCGGCCTGTCGCGGGCGATCACCTTCTTCGTCGACGTCATGACCGGCATCCCCTCGATCGTGGCCGGCCTGTTCGCCTACGCGCTCTTCGCGCTCTTCGCCGGCGAGGGCGTGCGCAGCGGCATCGGCGGCGCCGTCGCCCTCAGCCTGCTGATGATCCCGACCGTCGTGCGCTCGACGGAGGAGATGCTGAAGCTCGTGCCGAACGACCTGCGCGAGGCATCGCTCGCGCTCGGCGTGCCGAAGTGGCTGACGATCGCCAAGGTCGTGCTGCCCACGGCGCTCGCGGGCATCGTCACCGGCATCACGCTCGCCATCGCCCGCGTCATCGGCGAGACGGCACCGCTGCTCATCATCGCCGGCTTCACGACGAACATGAACTACAACGTGTTCGACGGCCGCATGATGACCCTGCCGGTGTTCGCCTACAACCAGTACGTCAGCCCCGGCGTGCAGGAGCAGGCCTACTTCGACCGCGCCTGGACCGCGGCGCTCATCCTCATCCTGATCGTGCTCGTGCTCAACATCGGCGCGCGACTCATCGCCCACTTCTTCGCACCGAAGGCCGGAAGGTAA